A section of the Piliocolobus tephrosceles isolate RC106 chromosome 14, ASM277652v3, whole genome shotgun sequence genome encodes:
- the CAMSAP1 gene encoding calmodulin-regulated spectrin-associated protein 1 isoform X2: protein MADSLYNIRLLREFSNEYLNKCFYLTLEDMLYAPLVLKPNVMVFIAELFWWFENVKPDFVQPRDVQELKDAKTVLHQKSSRPPVPISNATKRSFLGSPAVGTPADLQPPAQLPAEGCHRHYLHPEEPEYLGKGTAAFSPSHPLLPLRQKQQKSIQGEDIPDQRHRSNSLTRVDGQPRGAAIAWPEKKTRPASQPTPFALHHAASCEVDPSSGDSISLARSISKDSLASNVVNLTPQNQPHPTATKTPGKSLLNNVSIEDEEEELVAIVRADVAPQQADLEFPRASPRASGLIASARSPQGQLDTSESKPDSFFLEPLMPAVLKPAKEKQVITKEDERGEGRPRSITSRRPSEGPQPLVRRKVTGSRDLNRTFTPIPCSEFPMGIDPTETGPQSVETMGEVCGGPLALGGFDPFPQGPSTDGFFLHVDRADEDTEGRLYVSCSKSPNSHDSEPWTLLRQDSDSDVVDIEEAEHDFLSEAHPVVFSRYIGEEESAKLQEDMKVKEHEDKDDASGRSSPCLSTASQMSSVSVASGSVKMTSFAERKLQRLNSCETKSSTSSSQKTTPDASESCPAPLTTWRQKREQSPGRHGRDPASLLASELVQLHMQLEEKRRAIEAQKKKMEALSARQRLKLGKAAFLHVVKKGKAEAALPIRPEHFSKEYSQHNGEDCGDGVSKTEDFLVKEEQREELLHEPQDVDKESLAFAQQHKAKDPVALHELERNKVISATLLEDTVGEVVDVNECDLSIEKLNETISTLQQAILKISQQQEQLLLKSPTVPVPGSKSNSQDHKVKAPVHFVEPLSPTGVTGHRKAPRLGQGRNSRSGRPAELKVPKDRPQGSSRSKTPTPSVETLPHLRPFPASSHPRTPTDPGLDGALEPSSDPHGKCLFDSYRLHDESNQRTLTLSSSKDTNILSEQMSLKEVLDGSVKEAGPSSSDVSGKESIPVEEPLRSRASLIEVDLSDLKAPDEDGELASLDGSADLISEGDQKPGVGFFFKDEQKAEDELAKKRAAFLLKQQRKAEEARVRKQQLEAEVELKRDEARRKAEEDRVRKEEEKARRELIKQEYLRRKQQQILEEQGLGKPKSKPKKPRPKSVHREESCSDSGTKCSSTPDNLSRTQSGSSLSLASAATTEPESVHSGGTPSQRVESMEALPILSRNPSRSTDRDWETASAASSLASVAEYTGPKLFKEPSSKSNKPIIHNAISHCCLAGKVNEPHKNSILEELEKCDANHYIILFRDAGCQFRALYCYYPDTEEIYKLTGTGPKNITKKMIDKLYKYSSDRKQFNLIPAKTMSVSVDALTIHNHLWQPKRPAVPKKGQTRK, encoded by the exons ctaaaacagtgttacACCAGAAAAGCAGCCGGCCTCCTGTACCTATCTCCAACGCGACCAAACGCAGTTTCCTAGGCAGCCCTGCTGTAGGGACCCCGGCTGACCTGCAGCCCCCCGCGCAGCTGCCGGCGGAAGGCTGTCACAGGCACTACCTGCACCCCGAAGAACCTGAATACCT tGGGAAAGGAACTGCTGCCTTCAGCCCATCCCATCCTTTATTGCCGCTGCGACAGAAACAGCAGAAATCCATACAGGGAGAGGACATCCCCG ATCAGCGACATCGATCGAATTCTTTGACCCGAGTTGATGGTCAGCCTCGAGGAGCAGCAATAGCAtggccagaaaaaaaaaccaG GCCTGCGTCCCAGCCAACACCTTTTGCTCTCCATCACGCTGCGAGTTGTGAAGTGGATCCCAGCTCTGGCGACAGCATCAGCTTGGCCCGCTCCATCAGCAAAGACAGTTTGGCATCCAATGTTGTTAATCTGACCCCACAGAACCAGCCACACCCCACGGCCACGAAGACCCCTGGGAAGAGCCTCCTGAACAATGTCAGTATcgaggatgaggaagaggagctTGTGGCTATCGTTAGAGCAGACGTAGCTCCCCAGCAGGCTGACCTGGAGTTCCCCAGGGCCTCACCCCGGGCCTCAGGCCTTATAGCAAGTGCCCGGTCTCCCCAAGGACAACTGGACACCTCAGAAAGTAAGCCTGACAGTTTTTTCTTGGAGCCTTTGATGCCAGCGGTGCTTAAGCCAGCGAAAGAGAAGCAGGTGATCACCAAGGAGGATGAACGGGGGGAAGGGAGACCGAGGAGCATCACGTCCAGGAGGCCCAGCGAGGGCCCCCAGCCTTTGGTACGAAGGAAAGTGACTGGCAGTCGTGACTTGAATAGGACTTTTACCCCAATTCCATGCTCAGAATTTCCCATGGGCATCGACCCCACCGAGACAGGACCGCAGTCCGTGGAGACCATGGGAGAGGTGTGTGGGGGGCCTCTGGCCCTTGGCGGATTCGATCCATTCCCCCAGGGACCATCCACAGATGGCTTCTTCCTCCATGTAGACAGGGctgatgaggacactgagggaAGGTTATATGTTAGTTGTTCAAAAAGCCCCAACTCCCACGATTCAGAGCCGTGGACTCTGCTCAGGCAGGATTCTGACTCGGATGTGGTGGACATAGAGGAAGCCGAGCATGATTTCCTGAGTGAGGCCCATCCTGTGGTTTTCAGCAGATATATCGGGGAGGAAGAGTCGGCTAAACTGCAGGAGGACATGAAGGTGAAGGAACATGAAGACAAAGATGATGCCAGTGGCCGCTCGAGCCCTTGCCTGAGCACAGCGTCTCAGATGAGCAGCGTCTCTGTGGCGAGTGGGAGTGTGAAGATGACCAGCTTTGCAGAGAGGAAGCTCCAGAGACTCAACAGCTGCGAGACCAAGTCCAGCACCAGCAGCTCCCAAAAGACCACACCAGATGCGTCCGAGAGCTGCCCGGCCCCTCTGACCACGTGGAGGCAGAAGAGGGAGCAGAGCCCGGGCCGGCATGGCAGGGACCCCGCCAGCCTCCTGGCGTCTGAGCTGGTACAGCTGCACATGCAGCTGGAGGAGAAGCGCAGGGCCATCGAGGCCCAGAAGAAGAAGATGGAGGCGCTGTCGGCAAGGCAGCGCCTGAAGCTTGGCAAGGCTGCGTTCCTGCATGTGGTGAAGAAGGGCAAGGCCGAGGCTGCCCTGCCCATCAGGCCGGAGCACTTTTCAAAGGAGTACTCTCAGCACAACGGGGAGGACTGTGGGGATGGCGTTTCCAAAACTGAAGACTTTCTCGTGAAGGAGGAGCAGAGAGAGGAGCTCCTTCACGAGCCTCAGGATGTGGACAAAGAGAGCCTGGCCTTTGCTCAGCAACATAAAGCAAAAGACCCTGTGGCTCTGCATGAGCTGGAGAGAAATAAGGTGATCTCCGCCACCCTCCTGGAGGACACCGTTGGGGAGGTTGTCGACGTGAACGAATGCGACCTTTCCATCGAGAAGCTCAACGAAACCATCAGTACGCTGCAGCAGGCCATCCTGAAAATCTCTCAGCAGCAGGAGCAGCTTCTCCTGAAGTCTCCCACAGTCCCAGTGCCGGGCTCTAAGAGTAACTCGCAGGACCACAAAGTGAAGGCACCAGTCCACTTTGTGGAGCCACTCTCTCCTACGGGCGTGACTGGCCACCGCAAAGCCCCCCGGCTGGGTCAGGGCCGGAATTCCCGTTCCGGAAGGCCGGCGGAGCTGAAGGTCCCAAAAGACAGACCACAGGGCTCCTCCCGAAGTAAAACCCCAACACCCAGTGTAGAGACGCTCCCGCACTTGCGACCCTTCCCTGCCAGCAGCCACCCTCGGACGCCCACGGACCCTGGCCTGGACGGTGCCCTGGAGCCCAGCAGTGACCCACATGGGAAGTGTCTCTTCGATAGTTACAGGCTCCACGATGAAAGCAACCAGCGGACACTTACTCTGTCCTCTTCCAAAGACACCAACATTCTTTCGGAGCAGATGAGCCTCAAAGAAGTTCTGGATGGGAGTGTGAAGGAGGCGGGGCCCAGCTCCTCAGATGTCTCGGGAAAAGAAAGCATCCCCGTGGAGGAGCCTCTGAGGAGCAGGGCCAGCCTCATTGAAGTGGACCTCTCGGACTTGAAGGCCCCCGACGAGGACGGGGAGCTGGCAAGCCTCGATGGCTCGGCGGACCTCATCAGCGAAGGCGACCAGAAGCCGGGGGTCGGCTTCTTCTTCAAG GACGAACAGAAAGCGGAAGATGAGCTCGCCAAGAAGCGGGCGGCCTTCCTCCTGAAGCAGCAGCGCAAGGCCGAGGAGGCCCGCGTGCGCAAGCAGCAGCTGGAAGCAGAGGTGGAGCTTAAGCGCGATGAAGCCCG GCGCAAAGCTGAGGAAGACCGGGTgcggaaggaggaggagaaggcgCGGCGCGAGCTCATCAAGCAGGAGTACCTGCGGCGGAAGCAGCAGCAGATCCTAGAGGAGCAGGGGCTCGGCAAGCCCAAGTCAAAGCCGAAGAAGCCGCGGCCGAAGTCAGTGCACCGGGAAGAGTCGTGCAGCGACTCCGGCACCAAGTGCTCCTCCACCC CTGATAACTTGAGCCGGACTCAGTCAGGCTCCAGCCTGTCTTTGGCCTCTGCGGCGACGACAGAACCCGAAAGCGTTCATTCTGGGGGCACACCCTCTCAGCG AGTGGAGTCGATGGAAGCCCTGCCCATACTGAGCCGTAACCCGAGCAGGAGCACAGACCGAGACTGGGAGACCGCGTCGGCAGCGTCTTCCTTGGCCTCGGTGGCTGAGTACACAG GTCCCAAGCTCTTTAAGGAGCCCAGTAGCAAATCAAACAAGCCGATTATTCACAATGCCATATCCCATTGCTGCCTGGCTGGGAAAGTGAATGAACCCCACAAGAATTCCATATTGGAG GAGCTGGAGAAGTGTGACGCCAATCACTACATCATATTGTTTCGTGATGCTGGCTGCCAGTTCAGGGCGCTTTACTGCTACTATCCTGATACTGAGGAAATCTACAAACTCACTGGCACGGGGCCAAAGAACATCACCAAGAAAATGATCGACAAGCTGTACAAATACAGCTCAGACCGAAAACAGTTTAACTTGATCCCAGCCAAAACCATGTCTGTCAGTGTGGATGCACTCACAATCCACAATCACCTGTGGCAGCCCAAGCGGCCCGCAGTGCCAAAGAAGGGCCAGACTCGTAAATGA